In Nitrosopumilus sp. b3, one DNA window encodes the following:
- a CDS encoding flagellin — protein sequence MSSGMISEGILIIASIVVAGLITGIVVSKVGTFEGYYTANTEAQKDKMLSKFEIIHVSKINSTSVNAWIKNTGLTPIRELNSVDVYFGPITAVNYVGYSTGSTPQWSFEGSTNTSSVWNQGETIQIQLQDDSALQTSTSYLIQLTISNGESNDHIFSVS from the coding sequence ATGTCATCAGGAATGATTAGTGAGGGAATTTTAATTATAGCATCAATCGTAGTTGCAGGACTTATCACAGGTATTGTAGTTAGTAAGGTAGGCACGTTTGAAGGGTATTACACGGCAAATACAGAAGCACAAAAAGACAAAATGTTAAGCAAATTTGAAATTATTCACGTAAGTAAGATAAATAGTACTTCAGTGAATGCCTGGATAAAAAATACAGGATTAACCCCTATTCGAGAATTAAATTCAGTCGATGTGTATTTTGGGCCGATTACTGCAGTAAATTATGTCGGCTATTCAACAGGTTCAACTCCACAATGGAGTTTTGAAGGTAGTACCAATACTAGCTCAGTATGGAATCAGGGGGAAACCATACAAATCCAATTACAAGATGATTCGGCATTACAAACTTCCACATCATATTTGATTCAACTCACAATATCAAATGGAGAATCAAATGATCACATATTCTCCGTATCTTAG
- a CDS encoding ATPase domain-containing protein: MLNIISTGNEEIDRQFGGGIPSPSLVFIEGAHGTGKSAISAQIMNGLLTTKKSLLCVIENTVKQHIQKMKSITFNFSKPFVRSQLIFVPMYIKDAKWSEKNTERILPAIKEFILEKIDKVDGVIIDSISPMVNNSKNESILDFLSFCKEIVAKGKTVIITSHSSDFSEATNTAVVGTADVYLKLGTVVVGDREVKTLKIIKLLGAADTPEAGFAFEVDLIFGIKIVPVSMANA; encoded by the coding sequence ATGCTTAATATTATTTCTACAGGAAATGAAGAAATAGATAGACAGTTTGGAGGAGGGATTCCATCACCATCACTTGTATTTATTGAAGGAGCTCACGGTACGGGAAAAAGTGCAATCTCAGCCCAAATAATGAATGGATTGCTAACAACAAAAAAAAGCCTCCTTTGTGTAATTGAAAACACAGTAAAACAACATATTCAAAAAATGAAATCAATTACATTTAATTTTTCAAAACCTTTTGTTCGCAGTCAACTGATATTTGTTCCAATGTACATCAAAGATGCAAAATGGTCTGAGAAAAATACGGAGAGAATACTACCTGCGATTAAAGAATTTATTTTAGAAAAAATAGACAAAGTAGACGGTGTCATCATAGACTCAATTTCACCAATGGTCAATAATTCTAAAAATGAATCAATTTTAGACTTTCTTTCATTTTGTAAAGAAATTGTTGCAAAAGGCAAAACAGTGATAATCACAAGTCATTCATCTGATTTTTCAGAAGCAACGAATACTGCAGTAGTGGGAACTGCAGATGTATATCTAAAATTAGGAACTGTGGTAGTGGGAGACAGAGAAGTCAAAACTCTAAAAATTATAAAATTACTAGGTGCTGCAGATACTCCTGAAGCAGGTTTTGCATTTGAAGTAGATTTGATTTTTGGCATAAAGATTGTCCCAGTATCAATGGCTAACGCATAG
- a CDS encoding type II/IV secretion system ATPase subunit, with amino-acid sequence MVFDLSKINDAEFVAKIKEKPYLKNYLETYQGKGNPLPLFSEELKAEHKKLKEPNLIYSVAEDTFIHINPHTTSDDGYNEYVIIEPDEPDRELMEFADKVFAAKAGGLDPPVEITERFNMVDNYLNKTLVSSSTAVDYTKLGDPFTVKTFPVEAKKLSDLKYHFLQKRAGTGLLDPFLNDPNLEDISIIGAGNMYIIHKAFGTLKVPVFLSVDAIDELIISLSEQFGKTISHAKPVVDATLPDGSRINIVFGKDISRKGTNATIRKFASTPLSIIQVLTSGVMNFTEVAYLWMMLEAGMSLFVNGETASGKTTTLMGLTAFIPANWKVVTIEDTPELTLPHNNWITEATRNTGNAASSVTMDDLLKAALRQRPNYILVGEIRGAEGNVAFSAMQTGHPVIATFHAAGMVPLIQRLSNDPINIPKTYMENLNLALFQGAVLNPEGKRVRRVLSINEILGISNDGNVMFIPVFDWDAGTDTVRFKGKGSSALFISKVLEKRGMKKKDEGKLYDELELRAKILEKMMEKKIFNYYDVFNAISHCNEIGLEEYLKELDEQ; translated from the coding sequence ATGGTTTTTGACTTATCAAAGATTAATGATGCAGAATTTGTTGCAAAAATTAAGGAAAAACCATATCTCAAAAACTATCTAGAAACATATCAAGGCAAAGGGAATCCTCTCCCTCTTTTCTCTGAAGAGTTAAAGGCAGAGCACAAAAAGCTGAAAGAGCCAAATTTAATTTATTCTGTAGCAGAAGACACATTCATTCACATAAATCCACATACTACTTCTGATGACGGATATAACGAATATGTCATAATTGAGCCTGATGAGCCTGATAGAGAATTAATGGAATTTGCAGACAAAGTATTTGCTGCAAAAGCTGGTGGTCTAGATCCACCAGTAGAAATCACAGAAAGATTCAACATGGTTGATAATTATCTCAACAAAACATTAGTCTCATCGTCAACTGCTGTAGACTATACAAAATTGGGAGATCCTTTTACAGTCAAAACATTTCCGGTCGAAGCAAAAAAATTGAGTGATTTAAAATATCATTTTCTTCAAAAACGTGCAGGCACAGGTCTTTTAGATCCATTTCTAAATGATCCAAATCTGGAAGACATTTCAATTATTGGTGCCGGTAACATGTATATTATTCACAAGGCATTTGGGACTTTGAAAGTTCCTGTTTTTCTTAGTGTGGATGCAATTGATGAGTTAATTATTAGTTTATCAGAGCAATTTGGAAAAACAATATCTCATGCAAAGCCAGTAGTAGATGCAACACTGCCTGACGGTTCCAGAATCAATATTGTGTTTGGAAAAGATATCAGTAGAAAAGGAACGAATGCAACAATACGTAAATTTGCTAGTACACCATTATCAATTATTCAAGTTCTAACATCAGGTGTCATGAATTTCACTGAAGTTGCTTATTTGTGGATGATGTTAGAAGCAGGGATGAGTCTTTTTGTAAATGGTGAGACTGCATCAGGAAAAACAACTACCTTGATGGGATTAACTGCATTCATTCCAGCAAATTGGAAAGTAGTAACAATTGAAGATACACCAGAGTTAACTTTACCTCATAACAACTGGATTACAGAAGCCACCAGGAATACAGGAAATGCAGCTTCTAGTGTAACAATGGATGATCTTCTAAAAGCAGCATTAAGACAAAGACCCAACTATATTCTTGTAGGAGAAATCAGAGGAGCTGAAGGAAACGTGGCATTTTCTGCCATGCAGACAGGTCACCCAGTAATTGCAACATTTCACGCAGCAGGAATGGTTCCTCTTATTCAAAGACTCTCAAATGATCCAATCAACATTCCAAAGACATACATGGAAAATCTAAATCTGGCACTATTCCAGGGTGCAGTTCTTAATCCCGAAGGCAAAAGGGTGCGTCGTGTTTTATCAATTAATGAAATTTTAGGAATTTCAAATGATGGTAATGTCATGTTCATTCCAGTATTTGATTGGGATGCAGGAACAGATACTGTAAGATTCAAAGGAAAGGGAAGTAGTGCACTATTCATTTCAAAAGTTTTAGAAAAAAGAGGTATGAAAAAGAAAGATGAAGGAAAATTATATGACGAACTAGAGCTAAGGGCAAAAATTTTAGAAAAAATGATGGAGAAGAAAATTTTCAATTATTATGATGTATTCAATGCAATTTCACATTGTAATGAAATTGGATTAGAAGAATATCTCAAGGAGCTTGATGAGCAATGA
- a CDS encoding flagellar assembly protein FlaJ has translation MMVNKVKDVKNMFASGSKVDENFVYFIGLLYCISTGEIGAVELFKTGKDSKYGKYSEAFRDTYRLGVGWSYGLASACEMMGRKVSNQKDDPTKLLLVKLSQVVRLGDDLKTFFRDELKNSLASYSIRYEANLETQKLFSEMFYTLMSTASFMISANSIMSMLMGFGDSETILIISMMGTGAGMAVFVAMMFFMFPRDVLAHTDDAIEKKFRMKMYIGIFGTVGVSAVLLLTNMIPPILAIGLGGIPLLYPGIIAKKQESKIATYTEWYPTFILHFGQLLSTVGSMGQALQAVMRSNFGTIQVFIDGLKNRIKNRIDQTICFQLFSIEAGHHIIANGNDIVSTSIYKGADMNLVGNVVADITKKISELRGKRAQNASTFQLVVVILHVLSLSIFGLMNKLTELFNDLSEGDLSNAAFELSPIDPVLMSMLMPVLLIMTSIISGFAIKIIQGGLYKTVFFHIGILLVVGGISMFAINEFMADFLDSIIFTAPLPGV, from the coding sequence ATGATGGTAAACAAAGTCAAAGATGTAAAAAACATGTTTGCATCAGGAAGTAAGGTAGATGAAAATTTTGTATATTTTATTGGTTTACTATATTGTATTTCAACAGGAGAAATTGGAGCAGTAGAACTTTTTAAAACCGGAAAAGATTCAAAATATGGAAAATATTCTGAAGCATTTAGAGACACCTATAGATTAGGTGTGGGGTGGTCATATGGTTTAGCTTCTGCATGTGAAATGATGGGAAGAAAAGTTTCAAATCAAAAAGATGATCCCACAAAGCTACTCCTAGTAAAATTATCTCAAGTTGTAAGATTAGGTGATGATTTGAAGACATTTTTTAGGGATGAATTAAAAAATTCCTTAGCATCATATTCCATCAGATATGAGGCAAATCTTGAAACACAAAAACTATTTTCAGAAATGTTTTACACTTTAATGTCTACTGCATCATTTATGATTTCTGCAAATTCAATTATGAGTATGCTAATGGGTTTTGGTGATTCAGAAACAATTTTGATAATTTCAATGATGGGTACAGGGGCAGGAATGGCAGTTTTTGTTGCAATGATGTTTTTCATGTTCCCAAGAGATGTGTTGGCCCATACTGATGATGCTATTGAGAAAAAATTTAGAATGAAGATGTATATCGGAATATTTGGGACGGTTGGAGTTTCAGCAGTCCTTTTATTAACAAACATGATACCACCCATTCTTGCAATTGGATTAGGTGGAATACCTTTGCTATATCCAGGAATAATTGCAAAAAAGCAAGAATCAAAGATTGCCACATATACAGAATGGTATCCAACATTCATACTTCATTTTGGTCAATTGCTATCTACTGTAGGCTCTATGGGCCAAGCACTTCAGGCAGTGATGAGAAGTAATTTTGGCACAATCCAAGTATTCATTGACGGATTAAAAAACAGAATTAAAAACAGAATCGATCAGACCATATGTTTTCAATTATTCTCAATTGAAGCTGGACATCATATTATCGCAAATGGAAACGATATAGTTTCAACGTCAATATACAAAGGCGCGGATATGAATCTGGTAGGAAACGTAGTTGCAGACATTACAAAGAAGATTAGTGAGTTAAGAGGAAAAAGAGCTCAAAATGCATCTACGTTTCAGCTAGTCGTCGTAATTCTACATGTTCTATCTCTATCAATATTTGGCTTGATGAACAAGTTAACCGAATTATTCAATGATTTATCAGAAGGGGACCTTTCAAATGCAGCATTTGAATTAAGCCCAATTGATCCAGTTCTTATGAGTATGCTCATGCCTGTTCTGCTTATAATGACATCAATAATTAGTGGATTTGCAATCAAGATTATTCAGGGAGGATTATACAAGACAGTCTTCTTCCATATTGGCATATTACTTGTAGTTGGAGGAATCTCAATGTTTGCAATAAATGAATTTATGGCAGACTTTTTGGACAGCATAATATTCACAGCGCCATTACCAGGTGTATAG
- a CDS encoding methyl-accepting chemotaxis protein, with protein sequence MTSQSIEIIDDKQSEIKSNETKSSNDEKITSKVLRTFDEAVIASQQLSDTVLELESATKSQTSGIEEVSQSLQSIASAIQGVALNANKAMNMMKESEKISQVISSDAEKGMNKMDSMKSIVSESSKDVQKLTLELAKVDNMTGFITQIAEQTNLLALNAAIEAARAGDVGRGFAVVADEVRRLAENSKKGAEDISELISSLKDSSDKTTDSIQKGNSIVQDAHEVITNILIAIKNISTSMTQVVDQMQEISAATEQVSSGTEEATAASEEVLSVAQTNLTSFSDIAQAQEKETRILKDANNSAKTLEEIVDVIDATTVITTTDTDGLSEYTNKVFLDITKIPKEKQKEEMYKIFKLDWHAKSFLDKLWKKISSGEVFQGYVRNIASDKSAYWLKTTISPTYDKNNKIKGYVCIGTPITELMEMIGLEGVCKDIENGKNTNPAFKGIIKKLKEGIF encoded by the coding sequence ATGACATCACAATCAATTGAAATTATCGATGATAAACAATCAGAAATTAAATCAAATGAGACAAAGTCCTCAAATGATGAAAAAATTACATCAAAAGTTTTACGAACATTCGATGAAGCAGTAATTGCTTCCCAGCAGTTAAGCGATACAGTATTAGAATTAGAGTCTGCCACAAAAAGTCAAACCAGTGGAATTGAAGAAGTGTCTCAATCATTGCAATCAATTGCATCCGCTATTCAAGGAGTTGCATTAAATGCAAATAAAGCAATGAATATGATGAAGGAATCAGAAAAAATTTCACAAGTAATCAGTTCAGATGCAGAAAAAGGAATGAATAAGATGGATAGTATGAAATCAATTGTTTCAGAGTCATCAAAGGATGTTCAGAAATTAACTTTGGAGCTTGCTAAAGTTGATAATATGACTGGATTTATCACTCAAATTGCAGAACAGACAAATTTATTGGCACTAAATGCCGCAATAGAGGCAGCAAGAGCAGGGGATGTTGGAAGAGGGTTTGCAGTAGTTGCAGACGAAGTAAGAAGGCTAGCAGAAAATTCTAAAAAGGGTGCAGAAGACATATCAGAATTAATATCATCATTAAAAGACTCATCAGATAAAACTACAGACAGTATTCAAAAAGGAAACAGTATAGTTCAGGATGCACATGAAGTGATTACAAATATCCTAATAGCAATAAAAAATATTTCAACATCAATGACACAAGTTGTTGATCAAATGCAAGAAATTTCAGCAGCCACAGAACAAGTATCAAGTGGGACAGAGGAAGCTACTGCGGCAAGTGAAGAAGTTCTTTCAGTTGCACAAACAAATCTGACCAGTTTTTCAGATATTGCACAAGCACAAGAAAAAGAAACAAGAATTCTAAAAGATGCAAATAATTCAGCTAAAACACTGGAGGAAATTGTAGATGTCATAGATGCAACAACTGTCATAACTACAACAGACACAGATGGACTAAGTGAGTATACAAATAAAGTCTTTTTAGACATTACAAAAATTCCAAAAGAAAAACAAAAAGAAGAAATGTATAAAATATTCAAATTAGATTGGCATGCTAAATCATTTTTAGACAAATTATGGAAAAAAATTTCTAGTGGAGAGGTATTTCAGGGATATGTAAGAAATATTGCATCAGATAAAAGTGCATACTGGCTTAAAACAACAATTAGTCCAACATACGATAAAAATAATAAAATCAAAGGTTATGTCTGTATCGGGACACCAATTACTGAATTGATGGAGATGATAGGTTTGGAGGGAGTTTGTAAAGATATTGAAAATGGCAAAAACACAAATCCAGCATTTAAAGGAATTATTAAAAAATTAAAAGAAGGGATTTTTTGA
- a CDS encoding chemotaxis protein CheW gives MPEDKTSNEMVQVVTFAITEESTKKGNYAIPIEHVKEIKTLGPITNIPKSKSYVKGVMNLRGKIIPVIDVNGKLGISGSKEHIKQRILVTDIDNVLTGLLVDEVNEVLRLDRKDIEIAPLEAFEDSRYISGIAKVNEKLYVILDTPKFLEENANDVLPKDTSQELSIENEKEDSIPEIEEMIKQEIHN, from the coding sequence ATGCCTGAAGATAAAACATCTAATGAAATGGTACAAGTAGTAACATTTGCAATTACTGAAGAATCCACAAAAAAAGGGAATTATGCAATACCAATTGAGCATGTAAAAGAAATCAAAACATTAGGACCAATAACAAACATACCAAAATCAAAATCATATGTAAAAGGAGTTATGAATCTAAGAGGCAAAATCATTCCAGTAATTGATGTAAATGGAAAACTTGGAATTTCTGGCAGTAAAGAGCACATTAAACAAAGAATCCTAGTTACCGACATTGACAATGTTTTAACAGGATTGCTAGTGGATGAAGTAAACGAAGTTCTAAGATTAGATAGAAAAGATATTGAAATCGCACCTCTTGAAGCTTTTGAAGATAGCAGATACATCAGTGGAATAGCAAAAGTTAATGAAAAATTATATGTTATTTTAGATACACCCAAATTTCTGGAAGAAAATGCGAATGATGTACTACCAAAAGATACTTCACAAGAACTAAGTATAGAAAATGAAAAAGAAGACAGCATTCCAGAAATTGAAGAAATGATTAAACAAGAAATTCATAATTAG
- the cheB gene encoding chemotaxis-specific protein-glutamate methyltransferase CheB, translated as MLNQQLKSINVGIVNDSNLMRTYISDLISVDGIQTSLIATDGENALRKITQKKPDVLLLDLEMPRMDGLTFIEEITKRGILIPIIVVSNFSEEGSKIVLDALENGAVDCVRINQTNENRENLQNELITKIKIASNSDPTKLITKKINSLKPSKKRIQKIGSSERLIVIGASTGGPGTIQRILAKVPQDIPAGILVVQHMPKEFTNHFAYRLSQNTGFVVKEAKEGDVIRDHEILLAPGDYHMVVQPNKKIHLDSSEKRFGVRPSVNMTMVSASEVFGANLIGVILTGMGHDGGFGMKSIKKRGGHTIIQNKETSVIFGMPKAVIDLNAADHVLGIDEIPTKIYEEVQNLTR; from the coding sequence TTGTTAAATCAGCAGTTAAAATCAATCAATGTAGGAATTGTTAATGATTCAAATCTTATGAGAACATACATATCAGATTTAATTTCAGTTGACGGGATTCAAACAAGTCTAATTGCAACTGATGGAGAAAATGCCTTAAGAAAAATCACTCAAAAAAAGCCAGATGTTTTGTTACTAGATTTAGAAATGCCAAGAATGGATGGATTAACTTTTATTGAAGAAATCACCAAGCGAGGAATTTTAATTCCAATAATTGTTGTAAGTAATTTTTCAGAAGAAGGATCAAAAATAGTTTTAGATGCATTGGAAAATGGAGCAGTAGATTGTGTAAGGATTAATCAAACAAATGAAAATAGAGAAAATCTTCAAAATGAATTAATTACAAAAATAAAAATTGCTTCAAATTCAGATCCAACTAAATTAATTACAAAGAAGATCAATTCATTAAAACCAAGTAAGAAAAGAATTCAAAAAATAGGTTCATCTGAGAGATTAATTGTTATTGGTGCATCAACTGGAGGCCCAGGAACAATTCAAAGAATATTGGCAAAAGTACCACAGGATATTCCAGCAGGAATTTTAGTTGTCCAACACATGCCCAAAGAATTCACCAATCATTTTGCCTACAGATTATCTCAAAATACGGGATTTGTAGTGAAAGAAGCAAAAGAAGGGGACGTCATCAGAGATCATGAAATCCTACTAGCACCAGGAGACTATCATATGGTAGTACAGCCAAATAAGAAAATCCACCTAGATTCAAGTGAAAAAAGATTTGGAGTAAGACCATCTGTAAATATGACAATGGTTTCAGCATCTGAGGTTTTTGGAGCAAATCTGATAGGAGTAATTCTTACTGGAATGGGACATGACGGAGGATTCGGAATGAAATCCATTAAAAAAAGAGGAGGGCACACAATTATCCAAAATAAAGAAACCAGTGTTATTTTCGGAATGCCAAAAGCAGTAATCGATCTTAATGCAGCTGATCACGTATTGGGAATAGATGAGATCCCTACAAAAATTTACGAAGAGGTGCAGAATCTTACCAGATAA
- a CDS encoding chemotaxis protein CheA: protein MRSLQKFTKRCRILPDNNYREMYVSEATEHVELINQTLLKLEDNPTNRSFLDQIFRSAHTIKGMASTMDYGETSELCKNIENIFDGIRNGKKQLTHNLTSALFVCIDLLQQMISDEKLKVDLKPYLNKLESPEEEMKNITFQEGSKKNTPSTIRVKMSDMDSIVDLVGELLTSKMQLQQTIKDKKHNELKQVSSQIDRLITDLQYNAMKIRLVPINQIFDRCNRTVRDTSQKLGKKVNLNMDGSGIELDRSILDSITDPLLHILRNCVDHGLESSKDRIECGKSEVGNINVIVERKGENVFITIDDDGKGIDVDKVKEKAVESRIITLEESNTISDEDAVQLIGAPGLSTAKKVTDISGRGVGMDVVISQIEAVNGTVKITSQKNKGTQIVLSLPLSLSIIRGLLVNISGERFAIPLSNIITTIKIKDDEISTLHDTEFIKYQEGIIPLIRLDNFLEIKKDKEKPNEDLTVIIIENNGKRYGFLVDEFERNQEIVIKKLNENESSELFSNATVLPDGKIALVIDPSAIIN from the coding sequence ATGAGATCCCTACAAAAATTTACGAAGAGGTGCAGAATCTTACCAGATAATAATTATCGAGAGATGTATGTCTCAGAAGCAACAGAACATGTAGAGTTGATAAATCAGACACTATTAAAATTAGAAGACAATCCTACAAACAGATCATTTTTAGATCAGATATTTCGTTCAGCCCATACCATAAAAGGAATGGCATCAACTATGGATTATGGTGAAACAAGCGAATTGTGTAAAAACATTGAGAATATTTTTGATGGAATTAGAAATGGTAAGAAACAACTAACACACAATCTTACAAGTGCGCTTTTTGTATGTATTGATCTATTACAACAAATGATATCAGATGAAAAATTAAAAGTAGATTTGAAACCGTATTTGAATAAATTAGAATCACCTGAAGAAGAAATGAAAAACATTACATTTCAAGAAGGAAGTAAAAAAAATACACCATCAACAATCAGAGTTAAAATGTCAGACATGGACTCCATTGTTGATTTGGTGGGAGAATTACTAACATCGAAAATGCAGTTACAGCAAACAATCAAAGATAAAAAACATAATGAATTAAAACAAGTATCATCACAGATAGACCGTTTAATTACAGATTTACAATACAACGCAATGAAGATCAGACTTGTTCCAATAAATCAAATTTTTGATAGATGTAATAGAACGGTACGTGATACATCACAAAAACTTGGAAAGAAAGTCAATCTGAACATGGATGGTTCAGGAATAGAATTAGATAGAAGTATTTTAGACTCGATAACAGATCCATTATTACATATTTTAAGAAATTGTGTAGATCATGGCTTAGAATCCTCTAAAGATAGAATAGAGTGCGGAAAATCAGAGGTAGGGAACATCAACGTAATCGTTGAAAGAAAAGGAGAAAATGTTTTTATCACTATAGACGATGATGGGAAAGGCATAGATGTAGACAAAGTAAAAGAAAAAGCTGTTGAATCAAGAATAATTACTTTAGAGGAATCAAACACAATTTCAGATGAAGATGCAGTACAATTAATTGGTGCACCTGGATTATCCACTGCGAAAAAAGTTACGGACATATCAGGACGAGGGGTTGGGATGGATGTTGTAATTTCTCAGATTGAAGCAGTAAACGGAACTGTAAAAATCACAAGCCAAAAAAATAAAGGTACACAAATAGTATTATCATTACCACTAAGTCTCTCAATAATTAGAGGACTCCTTGTCAATATATCTGGAGAAAGATTTGCCATACCACTTTCAAACATAATTACGACGATAAAAATCAAGGATGATGAAATATCAACATTACACGATACAGAATTTATAAAATATCAAGAGGGCATTATTCCTTTGATACGCTTAGACAATTTTTTGGAAATAAAAAAAGATAAAGAAAAACCAAATGAAGACTTGACTGTAATTATAATTGAAAACAATGGAAAGAGGTACGGATTTTTAGTTGATGAATTTGAAAGGAATCAAGAGATTGTTATAAAAAAATTAAATGAAAATGAGTCATCAGAGTTATTTTCAAATGCAACCGTTCTTCCAGACGGGAAAATAGCTTTAGTTATTGATCCATCTGCAATAATTAATTAG
- a CDS encoding chemotaxis protein CheC produces the protein MYLKNYEIQELAGTIEEFITEKTCSALSTLLNEPISHQISIPENRKSDKAEVSFPSNEIKLCSVRLNGKGDLHIELLYTIKLEHALNIASKLLGTKIQELDEMGMSALQEVANILTGSFFNALSENTGYRIDLSTPSFKEGKLKDLIKEPTKDVDSCPNDVIITDISLSGENTKTEIHMIIIQHPDHAKKLISSKNEILNVEDYESKSNTNLLGGKNDSIDELIGDYVSIEKISGEP, from the coding sequence ATGTACTTGAAAAACTACGAAATTCAGGAATTAGCGGGGACAATTGAAGAATTCATTACAGAAAAAACATGTTCAGCATTATCTACATTATTGAATGAACCAATTTCTCATCAAATTTCAATTCCAGAAAATAGAAAATCAGATAAAGCAGAAGTTTCTTTTCCATCCAATGAAATTAAGCTATGCTCTGTAAGATTAAATGGTAAGGGAGATCTACATATCGAATTACTCTATACTATAAAATTAGAACATGCATTAAACATTGCATCAAAACTACTAGGAACAAAAATTCAGGAATTAGATGAGATGGGAATGTCTGCTTTACAAGAAGTTGCAAATATTTTAACGGGCTCATTTTTCAACGCATTGTCTGAAAACACAGGGTATCGTATTGATCTATCAACACCATCATTCAAAGAAGGTAAATTAAAGGACTTGATAAAAGAACCTACAAAAGATGTAGACAGTTGCCCAAACGATGTAATTATCACAGACATTAGTTTGAGTGGAGAAAATACAAAAACAGAAATCCATATGATTATAATTCAACATCCAGATCATGCAAAAAAACTAATTTCATCTAAAAATGAAATATTAAATGTAGAAGACTATGAGAGCAAGTCAAATACAAATTTGCTAGGAGGTAAAAATGATTCCATTGACGAATTAATTGGAGATTATGTTTCAATAGAAAAAATTTCGGGAGAACCATAA
- a CDS encoding protein-glutamate O-methyltransferase CheR translates to MLESKRISQIEEIIEQIKKKTGKNIQNFKPVFIDRRVQYRMRNLNISDWDEYVKLISSSNEAELLYSSFSINVTKFFRDPHVWEKLELEIIPNFIKKSKPHSMKVWSCGCASGEEPNTISILLQELCKVQNCNYRVYANDINQDAITRAQKAVYRNANLVNVKNQIMHKYFEKISDDSYQVKQKVTTKIDYENIDLIKISEKLFDIIFCRNVLIYYDKKSHEGIYKKFSESLKDGGILILGQDESMIGTKGKDFFELLHPKERIYQKI, encoded by the coding sequence ATGCTCGAATCTAAAAGAATTTCTCAAATAGAGGAGATCATAGAACAGATTAAGAAAAAAACAGGTAAAAATATACAAAATTTTAAACCTGTGTTTATCGATAGGCGAGTCCAATATAGAATGAGAAACCTAAACATTTCAGATTGGGATGAATATGTTAAATTAATTTCCAGTTCAAACGAGGCTGAGTTACTATATTCATCTTTTTCAATAAATGTAACAAAATTTTTCAGAGATCCCCATGTATGGGAAAAATTAGAATTAGAAATCATACCTAATTTCATTAAAAAATCAAAGCCTCATTCAATGAAAGTTTGGAGTTGTGGTTGTGCGTCTGGAGAAGAACCTAATACAATTTCCATTCTACTTCAAGAATTATGTAAAGTTCAAAACTGTAACTATCGAGTGTATGCAAACGATATAAATCAAGATGCAATAACTCGAGCACAAAAAGCTGTATATCGAAATGCAAATTTGGTAAATGTCAAAAACCAAATCATGCATAAATATTTTGAAAAAATTTCGGATGATAGTTATCAAGTTAAACAAAAAGTAACTACTAAGATTGATTATGAAAATATTGATTTGATAAAAATCTCTGAAAAATTATTTGACATTATTTTCTGCAGAAATGTTTTGATATATTATGATAAAAAATCACATGAGGGCATTTACAAAAAGTTTTCAGAATCATTAAAAGATGGGGGCATTTTGATTTTAGGACAAGATGAATCTATGATTGGAACTAAGGGAAAGGATTTTTTTGAATTGTTACACCCAAAAGAAAGAATTTATCAAAAAATATAG